The genomic region TAGTATTGCTTGACATTAAGACAATGTCAGTTTCACATTAGTCAGGTAAAATAATTGGCAACGTGAACTACTGCTCTTAGCGCCATAAATATACACATCCCCCTGTCAGCTTAAGCAGTTGACAGTTTAGCTTTCAGCCCAACCAAAAATCAGGAAGGTTGGCAGTAAGCTTGGCATAATGCATCAGGTTTTGATCGTAGCCGTAGTTAACGTTAAGGCAGAGTGGGAAGGCGATGAGGAATCTCAATAGTGTCCTTTTATCTCCCTAACAGGTGTCAAAATGGAAGAGACGCTCCCCCCTGGCACCAGCTTGAAATGCACAATCTGTAACTACACGGCGGATTCTCTTATTACGTTCCAACATCACATCCTCTCTCACCTGTCACAGGCCGCCTTCAGATGCAATCACTGCCATATCAGCTTTCAGAACCACAGGGAACTCTTGCAGCATCAGGACTTACACAGCCACCATGGCCACGGCGGTGGGAGCAAACTTCACAGGGAGAGCGACAGCGAGCACTCCCCCAGGGGGGCGGAGGAAGCCCTGCAGCAGGCGGCGGCCCGCGTCGAGCTGGCCAACCGGAAGGAAGCCCTCCAGAGTCCCAAAGGATCCCTCAGCAAGGACACCACCATCGACAGCGAGCTGGAGAAGGCTGAGAAAAAGCCCATGCTGTCAGGGTTGAAGGGGGACGGTGGCCATCCGGGCAGTAAGGCCAGCTTCTCCTACACCCGGATCAAGTCTGAGCCTTCCAGCCCCCGCTTGGCCTCCTCTCCTGTTCAGCATAACATGGGCCCCACCTACCCCATGGGGCCCTTCCTGTCCCAGTTCGCTTTCTCCCAGGACATTTCTGTCGTCCCGCAGGCTTCTGAGATTCTGGCTAAAATGTCAGAGCTGGTGCACCGGAGGCTACGTCACGGAGGGAACACGGTCTACCCTCCGGTGATCTACAGCCCCCTCATCCCCAAAGGTGCCACGTGTTTCGAATGCAATATCACCTTCAACAACCTGGAAAACTACCTGGTCCACAAAAAGCACTACTGTAACAGCCGTTGGCAGCACATGACCAAGTCGCCTGACTTCTCCAGCATCTCAGACAAGGCCGTGAGCCCCAACAGCGGCCACAGCTCAGTCAGTATGCTCGCCGGATGCCACCCGTCTGAGGTCACCGACAGCCACCTGATGCAGTCGGCCTGTTTGTCAGTCAACTCTCAGAGTGTTCTGGACATGATCAATGCAGGAGGGGCAGTGAAAGATCCTGGCCCAGAGAAGGAGCTCCCGGGGCAGGTGAAGGTCTCCACCACCCCGACCGGGATGGAGGAGAGGCTGAACGGGAAGCAGCAGGCAGTGGAGGGGAAGAGCCCTACCAACACGCCTCTGGTGGAGACTGACGTCAACGACCCCAACCAGACTTCCTGTGCGGCCTGCAATATCACCTTTAGCCGCCACGAGACCTACATGGTCCACAAGCAATACTATTGTGCTACGCGTCACGACCCCCCCATGAAACGCATGTCCGCCAACAAGGTTCCCTCCATGCAGAGGACCATGAGGACCCGCAAGCGCAGAAAGATGTACGAGATGTGTCTCCCAGACCAGGACCCGAGAGGACCCTCCATTGGGCAGCCAGGGTTCCTGGGGGTCCCTCCTATGGCGAACCCCTGTACGTCCCAGGAGGCGGTGGAGAGCCTGGCCGACCGCTTTCACCCTCGCTGTGACGTCTTCCCAGGGATGGTCCCCAAACACCCGGAGGCTTCCCTCACCGTCACCAAGTCTATCATGGCCCCCAACAGTAAAACCACTATGGACCAGCAGGAGCTGGACGCACCCATCGATCTCAGCAAAAAGTGCTCGCCGATCCCCAATGACAAGACATCGTCCAACTCCCCCAAAAGACTGTTAGACTATCATGAATGTACAGTGTGCAAGATCAGTTTTAACAAAGTGGAGAACTACCTTGCGCATAAACAGAACTTTTGCCCTGTGACAACAGCCACAGCCTCCCAGCAGCACGGTGGTGAGACCATGTTCCCAGACGTGGTGAAGAGTGAAGGCAGTAATCCTGATGACGCCTACGATAAGAGCCCATGTGAGAAGAACGGCAACGATAAAATGATTGTGCAGAATGGGGGTGGAATGTTCCCCCCTCACATGGGCCCAGTGCCGGGTCTCAAGCCCTTCAGCGAGGCTCAGCTCATCCCGACGAAAGACGAGAACATGTTTCTGCCCCACTGCCTTTATCCCGGCGCAATAAAGAAGATGAAAGGTGCCGAGCAAATATCGCCCTACTTCGGGATAAAGCCGACCGATTACGTGGCCGGCGGGCTGGTCATGCAGGGCGATAGAGAGGTGAGCAGCGAGCAGGAGCAGAGCACTAATGGAGGGGGaccagagacggggagagagcaGCCTGCTGCCAACGGCTGCCCGCTCCCCAGCAAAGAGCCACTGCCCCTGCTGCCCAAAAACAGGGGCATGGTGATAGTCAACGGTGGTCACAAGCCAGAGGAGCGCTCGGGATCGGGGCCCGTCCCACCTAACCAGGATAACCAATCCCACAATCCCCAGCAGCAAGACGGCCACCCCTCACCCACGTGGGGTGCGGAGAACCCGTCCGACTCCAACGAGAACGTGTCGCCcgcgtccaagtctccgaccgaGGAGACGGTGCCCACGGTGACAAAGGGTGTGAATGGGTCGTCCCAGGCTCCGGGCAGCGGGAAGTACTGCCGCCTCTGTGACATCCAATTCAACAACCTATCAAACTTTATTACCCATAAGAAGTTTTACTGTTCGTCACATGCTGCGGAGCATGTGAAATGAACTAGTTCCTGATTAGTTTTCCTGTCCTTTGCCACTCCCCTTTTTTCTGTTTGGGTACACTGTCGTGTCTGGAATAATGCATCACTCACGCAGTTCT from Oncorhynchus masou masou isolate Uvic2021 chromosome 29, UVic_Omas_1.1, whole genome shotgun sequence harbors:
- the LOC135520385 gene encoding zinc finger protein ZFPM2-like isoform X1, producing MDGQSESRHPAIGPEDWDGPRELDAFHKDGERRIHSRQQLPVGTTWGPFNGKIEMNIDGSGMKMKSCVPVVLSAGPRWLLDVTWQGAEDNKNNCVVYSKGGQLWCTTTKSIMGGEELVAFAVDFDSRLQAINHMSLSEGMYPARLLDTIQLLPQQAAMASILPTAIVNKDIFPCKACGIWYRSERNLQAHLMYYCSGRQREPESQGEENDNGPHQTSSICPFPQCNKSFTSARALEMHLSTHSGVKMEETLPPGTSLKCTICNYTADSLITFQHHILSHLSQAAFRCNHCHISFQNHRELLQHQDLHSHHGHGGGSKLHRESDSEHSPRGAEEALQQAAARVELANRKEALQSPKGSLSKDTTIDSELEKAEKKPMLSGLKGDGGHPGSKASFSYTRIKSEPSSPRLASSPVQHNMGPTYPMGPFLSQFAFSQDISVVPQASEILAKMSELVHRRLRHGGNTVYPPVIYSPLIPKGATCFECNITFNNLENYLVHKKHYCNSRWQHMTKSPDFSSISDKAVSPNSGHSSVSMLAGCHPSEVTDSHLMQSACLSVNSQSVLDMINAGGAVKDPGPEKELPGQVKVSTTPTGMEERLNGKQQAVEGKSPTNTPLVETDVNDPNQTSCAACNITFSRHETYMVHKQYYCATRHDPPMKRMSANKVPSMQRTMRTRKRRKMYEMCLPDQDPRGPSIGQPGFLGVPPMANPCTSQEAVESLADRFHPRCDVFPGMVPKHPEASLTVTKSIMAPNSKTTMDQQELDAPIDLSKKCSPIPNDKTSSNSPKRLLDYHECTVCKISFNKVENYLAHKQNFCPVTTATASQQHGGETMFPDVVKSEGSNPDDAYDKSPCEKNGNDKMIVQNGGGMFPPHMGPVPGLKPFSEAQLIPTKDENMFLPHCLYPGAIKKMKGAEQISPYFGIKPTDYVAGGLVMQGDREVSSEQEQSTNGGGPETGREQPAANGCPLPSKEPLPLLPKNRGMVIVNGGHKPEERSGSGPVPPNQDNQSHNPQQQDGHPSPTWGAENPSDSNENVSPASKSPTEETVPTVTKGVNGSSQAPGSGKYCRLCDIQFNNLSNFITHKKFYCSSHAAEHVK
- the LOC135520385 gene encoding zinc finger protein ZFPM2-like isoform X2; the encoded protein is MSRRKQSNPRQIKRPLEDGALGEEEECVSEENELMAKDGFSTEENFSAEFESENMSCEDMEYYCNKGEDDGSGEAGESDMDGQSESRHPAIGPEDWDGPRELDAFHKDGERRIHSRQQLPVGTTWGPFNGKIEMNIDGSGMKMKSCVPVVLSAGPRWLLDVTWQGAEDNKNNCVVYSKGGQLWCTTTKSIMGGEELVAFAVDFDSRLQAINHMSLSEGMYPARLLDTIQLLPQQAAMASILPTAIVNKDIFPCKACGIWYRSERNLQAHLMYYCSGRQREPESQGEENDNGPHQTSSICPFPQCNKSFTSARALEMHLSTHSGVKMEETLPPGTSLKCTICNYTADSLITFQHHILSHLSQAAFRCNHCHISFQNHRELLQHQDLHSHHGHGGGSKLHRESDSEHSPRGAEEALQQAAARVELANRKEALQSPKGSLSKDTTIDSELEKAEKKPMLSGLKGDGGHPGSKASFSYTRIKSEPSSPRLASSPVQHNMGPTYPMGPFLSQFAFSQDISVVPQASEILAKMSELVHRRLRHGGNTVYPPVIYSPLIPKGATCFECNITFNNLENYLVHKKHYCNSRWQHMTKSPDFSSISDKAVSPNSGHSSVSMLAGCHPSEVTDSHLMQSACLSVNSQSVLDMINAGGAVKDPGPEKELPGQVKVSTTPTGMEERLNGKQQAVEGKSPTNTPLVETDVNDPNQTSCAACNITFSRHETYMVHKQYYCATRHDPPMKRMSANKVPSMQRTMRTRKRRKMYEMCLPDQDPRGPSIGQPGFLGVPPMANPCTSQEAVESLADRFHPRCDVFPGMVPKHPEASLTVTKSIMAPNSKTTMDQQELDAPIDLSKKCSPIPNDKTSSNSPKRLLDYHECTVCKISFNKVENYLAHKQNFCPVTTATASQQHGGETMFPDVVKSEGSNPDDAYDKSPCEKNGNDKMIVQNGGGMFPPHMGPVPGLKPFSEAQLIPTKDENMFLPHCLYPGAIKKMKGAEQISPYFGIKPTDYVAGGLVMQGDREVSSEQEQSTNGGGPETGREQPAANGCPLPSKEPLPLLPKNRGMVIVNGGHKPEERSGSGPVPPNQDNQSHNPQQQDGHPSPTWGAENPSDSNENVSPASKSPTEETVPTVTKGVNGSSQAPGSGKYCRLCDIQFNNLSNFITHKKFYCSSHAAEHVK